The region ATCTTCGGCCACTTACTGCCGAGCTGTCCCCACTTAGACCCTAACGGGATCTGTGGGACTGGCCATTAACATGTGCGTCTGCATGGTCGGGGTCCACGATGGGGTGACTTCTCTCCCCTCCGAAATTCCTAAGTGGAAGTCGTGACCCCCAGGATGGGACTGTGTTCAGAGATGATTACAGTAAAATGAGGTTATTAATAATAGGGTGGGCCCTAACTGGTATGACTAGGGTCCTTATAATAGgggattaggacacagacacccacagagggGAGACCGCCTGAGGACGGGGGAGAAGGCAGCCACCTGCCCACGCTGCCATCTCCGACTCCAGCTTCCAGCACCAGGAGATGACAAATATCTCAGGCCCCCAACTAGGCCACGGTGACGCAGCCCCACGACAGACACAATAACCCGCCACCCACATGCGCCACTCCATCTCCCCGGGTACCTGGGAGCTGGGCGCCCACCGTGGTCTTCGGAGTGGGGGGCAGTGGTGTCTGCCCCCTTGGGGTGGAGGTCACAGTGGCCGTGGTCCTGTCAGCAGGTTGACTGGTCACCCTGCTGGTGGCCCGGGGAGTGGGTGTGCTGGCCATGACTCCCGGGACCGTGAGGCCTGTCGTCGTCCTGGTGGTATGACTGCTGGTGGGCGTCCTCGTGGCGGGCAGCGGGGCCATGGGGAGTGAGTGGGAGGACATGGTGGCCAGGATCCAGCCTTTGAGCTGGGTGATGCGGGTGTACACTcctggcttcttgacctgcgcaCAGCCGATGCCCCAGCTAACGATCCCAGCCAGATAAAACACACCGGGTGTCTCCTCACAGGCCAGGGGTCCCCCGGAGTCACCCTGGAAAGGAAAGACAAAGGGCTGGCTGAGCACCCAGCATCCTCACTGTGGAGGTGCTGCCAGACCCTCCCACATGCCCACAAGTGGAAGCGGCTCCTCAGTGGAGCCAGCCTCACACCCACACAGGGCTGCGGGACCTTGTGTGACCCGGAGCAGGTCACCCCTCTTAGCTGAGATGGCTCGCTCTTTTGCCTTGGCAACAGAACATCAGAAAACCCTGAACAAAAAACAGCCCTCCTAAGGTATAATATAAAGTGGGAAAAAGaggcaagtggtgctgggaaagctggacgaccacatgtaaatcaatgaagttagaacacgaCCTCACTCCCTACacgaaaataaactgaaaatggcttaaagacttaagtgtaaggcatgacaccataaaactcctagaagcgTGTTAACATAGGCAAAACGTAAATCTTACCAATGTTTTCTCAGGTCAgtctctcaaggcaagaaaaataaaagcaaaactaaacaaatgggatctaatcacACTtaacaagcttttgcacagcaaagcataaaatgaaaaacctatagaatgggagtgaatatttgcaagtgatgcaactgacaagggcttaatctccaaaatacacaaactcaGCGCTACAAGATAAccccatcaaaaaatgggcagaacacctaaatagacatttgcCCAAAGGGACAAATGTCCAAtgagaacatgaaaagatgttccaacatcattaattactagaaaagtggaaatcaaaactacaatggaaaaaataaaataattgaggtatcacctcacaccagtccgGATGgccatcatatttttaaaaaatctacagatAACAACatgttggaaaggatgtggagaaaaggaaaccctcttacactgttgctgaGATTGTAGAtgagtgcagccactgtgaacagtagggagggtccttaaaaaatgAGAGTCGCCATATGATGTAGCAGTCCCATTCCTGGACCATACACACAGGAAAGATGAAAAATCTAACTGGAAAAGGATACATGCACGCCagagttcacagcagcactgttcacaatagccaagacacgtaagcaacctgaatgtccactgacaggactggataaagaagatgtggtacgtgtATATAATCGACTATTACTcggccatagaaaagaatgaaatgtcatttgcagcaacatgcttGGACGCAGAGATGATCATACCAAGTGAGGTAAGTCACAAAGACGAATATcatgtatcatttatatgtggaatctaaaatacgacacaagtaaacttaaaaaaacagactcacagagagcgCACTTGTGGTTGCCACAGGGGAAAGGGTCAGGGAGGGATAAACCAGGAGTTTGGCATTAACAGATGCCAaacttgagcgactgaactgactgtatataaaatagatcaagGGTTTACTGTATAGtgtggggaactatattcagtatcttgaaattataatggaaaataatgtgaaaagaatgtatgcatatataactGAGTCGCTTTGCTGtatatcagaaactaacacattgtaaatcaactacacgccaataaaatgaagattttacatgtttgctgtaggtttctGTTATATTTCAGAtgcttttcttctgattttgaaGGTGATCCTATGTCTCCTCTTCAAAGTACAAATGCATTGAAGGACATTAACGGAGTCGAGCTTTTGGAGATCAGCTCATCTTGGTTGTGATGTTTTTCCTTATAATACCCTAGTGAATTGGATTTGCTTTTCGTTAGGCTTTTTTGTGTCTATGCTTCTAAGTAACACTGGtctgtgaatttttttctctttctttatatttttttatatttattttgccaCACCGTGTGGTttctggaatctcagttccctaaccagggattgagccttaGGCCAGGGCGTTCCCTGGACTTCTTTTCCCTGTAAGTGTCTCTGGCCCTGATTGCGTGGTGGTCTAGCTAGCTTTTTATGTTCTGGATCCAATTGGTTTCCCCTTAAAAACGGGTCAccctaaaaataaatggaaaaaaattaaaaaaaaaacgagTCACCCACATGTCAGGTGTGACAGGGTGGTCATTTACATACCCATGTTTTCTCAGTTAACATGTGCTAGGCAGCCCTTAAAATCAGGACTTGTTGTGGTCCCTCTCGGCCGGGTCCCTCCAGAACTCACCTGGCAGGAGTCCACCTTGCCCTCCAGGAAGCCGGCGCAGATCATCCTGTCCGTGAGCGAGAAGTTGTAGAGGGCGCTACACGCCTTGTGGTCGATGATGCCCACGGACGCCCGCTGCAGGAGGTCAGGCTTGGTGGCTGCCAAGACAAGGGGCACCCACCAGGGCCACTTACAGAGGGCTCGCTGTTAGGCGAGGGCTTCGCTCTGACCACAGCCACCCCCACCCAGAGGGAGGCACGGAGGCTCGTGTCCTCGCAGGGATGTGTGTAAAGTCACATAGAGAGACAGAGGTAGACCCCAGAGCCCACGAACCTCACCACGGCCCACAAGCGGGTTCCTTAGCACCTTGGGTGCCCTGCAGGGGGGCTACTCAGATTTCAAAGGAGGCATTAACTCTTGGTGGGGGCCCATGCATGGTATAACAAGGGTCCCCCAACTTTTTTCCATAAAGAGCCACACAGTAGATACATTCCACTTTATGGGCCAGTCTCCATGGAGACCACTCAGCTCTGCGTTTGCTGCCCCAGGGGGCCATCTATGAGTGAgtgggtgtggctgtgtgccaataaaacttaataaaataaaaagcagctgCCTTAGGCCAGAGTTTGAAACCCTGAGGTAGTGGAAAGGTGAGTGGTCTGCAAGCAGGGGGATCAGAGCCCCAGGCCAGGGGGCATGGGGAGCTCACCGTTGCCCTCCTGTGTGTTGCCCCACCCGGAGATCACACACTTGCGGCCCACAGGGAACTTCTGGATGGCCAGCGGCAGGCAGACGGGCTGCACATACTTGTTGAAGACCAAAGGCTTGGCCAGCTCCAGCACGGCCACGTCGAAGTCCAGGATGCTGGGGTTGTACTGGGGGTGCAGCACCACCCGCCTGAGCCCCACCTTCACGGGGTTCCCGCCAACGCCCGACAGGGATGCGGTGCCCAGCTGGGCCCGCACCAGCTCCAGCTTCGTGCTGCCAGGAAGGGGCCGCTCAgactccccgcccccacctctgCAGCCCCCAGGGCACCGGGCAGAGCTGGGGGACCCAGGCCCCGGGGAGGGTAAGGCAGGGAGCCCCTTGACCCTGGGCCTCATTTCCTTCTGGGACAAGAAGGCGTGAGAGGCCCCATGGCTTTGTGACCATCAGAGGTCAATGCTGCCGCCTTTGAGCTAAGGGGAGGGGCATGTCCCCCCAACTACTTGGCCCCTGTGTCCCCTACAGACCAGCTCCTCCCGGAAGCCGCTCCCCAGAGCCCCCTACTTTTTCACGCTGCCCCCCAACCACCTCACCCCATCTGCATCTGGATGTGAGCCTGGTGGGGAGGGAAGGCCTCCCCCCACCCGCCACCAGCCCCCGGTCCTGAGTGGTCTCTGAGCGTATGGGGATGTGATGGTGGGGGACCTGCCGGGTGATACCGGGGGAGTCAAGGGGCCTTACTGGTTGAAGCAGTGGGCAGCAGACAGCAGCCAGCGGTCCCCCACCACGGTGGCTCCGCAGAAGTGCCGCGAGCCCTCCTTCAGGCTGACCTGCCAGGGCACCTCCCCCAAGGCGGCCCCAAGCCCCCCCACAATCCGGGTGGGCTTCTCCAACGCCGGCCTGGCCCCACACTCTGCAGGGACAAGACAGGAGGGTCCGGGCACCTCAGCCTGCTGGCGTCGGGACCACCCTGGTTCCAGAGGGGGCCCAGGGCTCTGCCTGGCAAGCGGCGCAtcacacagatgaggaaaccaagacttAAGGAACCCTAAGTGCTCATCCAGCGGGGTATGTGGGTGAGAAAGGAGAAGGCAAGGTCGTAAGGGCCCTGGCCCCACCAGCCTCGGGGCAGCAGACACAGACCTGCAGCCCCTACAGCACAACCCAGGGGGCTCAATGGACAGAGTTGGTTATtaaggggctgggggcagggcaggtgcAGGCAGCATTTAAATGAGGCAGAGTTTGGATTGGTTCCCAGGCTTGCAGGTCTATGGGACCATAAAGAGGGGTCAGCATCAGATGGGGCAGTGGGATCCTGAGGACGTGGGTCCTCAGAAACCACATGGTCAGGACAGGCAGAGAGTGCATATGCTGCCTATGGTTGCCATGTCTGTGATAGCCTCAACTCAGCTTCTCTCTGACCCTGCCCCCCCCACATTGGTCACTGGCTCCCTGCTGAACCTTCAGGATATTCTGCATATACCCTCCTGGATGGCCTGAGTGTTGCTgatgctcagtcgcatctgactctgcaaccccatggactgtaacccaccaggctcctctgtccatgggattctccaggcaagaagactggagtgggttgccgtttccttctccaggggaacttcctcacccagggattgaacccaggtctcctgtattgcaggcagattctttaccactgagctaccagggaatcagGCAGTAAATGTGAAGGCTGACCACATGCCTTTGTCCATGCACTtgacagacatcactaatcaatcacCCATCTCTTCCCCAGAGTGCTTCAGAAAGCCAGTACCAAATCCACCCGACCCTGTGCAGAGCAGACACACACTGCTGCTGTCTCCCCAGAAAGTACCTTGTGGCTTAGAAGTGGTGGCCAAGTTGAGAGGCACAGTGCTGGTGGCCAGTGTGGGTTTGGTGAGGGTGTCAGTCACCAGGCTCTTGGGGCTGGTGGGCCAGGCAGTGCTGAGAGTGGTGGAGACAAGAGCCACCGTGGGGGCTGGAGGCTTGCTTGCAGCGGTGATGGTCTCCAGGATCCAGTCCCGCAGACTGGTAACTCGGGCATAGACCCCTGGACGCCGGGCTTCCGCACAGCCGATTCCCCAGCTCACGATGCCGGCCAGGAAGAACCTACCGGAGGGCTCCTCGCAGACCAGGGGGCCCCCCGAGTCGCCCTGGGAGACAGAGGCACACCCTCAGGAGGGGTGGGGCTCCCCGGCCACATCTGGCCCCAGATCCAGAGTGACAGGTCATGGGGGAGCCCTGGTTGGAGGATGCGTTTCCGCACGAGCCCACGGGGCACACATGGCTGATAACTCACATCTCagaacctcagtctcctcctctaAAAATACAATAGGACACTCGGACTCTGGATCTCTAAGACCTCTTTTAGTTCTACCACTGGCAGTTTAAAACCCATCCCAGATAAACAATATCCCCTCCTCTCCTTAGCCCCATAGATCTTGGATAATGTCACCAGTGGCTTAGGAGCCTCCAGCCATCTCCTGGGCAGCCACGGCATCCTCCTGAAGTGCCTGGTCTGCCCTCATTCATCCTGTCTTGCTTTCCTTTGCCTCCTCCTCACATCCAGCTCACCGTGCACTCTTAATGTCCTTAAACACAAGCTCTCTCCTGCTATTTCCCAATGTTTTCTCCAGTTTCCGGCTCTCATGTGGTAACCAGAGCACATTAGcagcctctccccacccaccAGGCCTTAGAAAGGACAGCAAAGATACAAACTAAAAAGGAAGCCCACAGCCATGTGACCAACCCAGCAGAAGGTCTTGGTGGTGGACCAGAGACAGAAGACCCCGCCACTTCTGGGAGAGGGGTGCCTCGGGTGGGAGGATGGGGGGGGCTGTTCCCAGGACCTCAGGGACTGGTGTGGCGtcccctgggcccccagccccTTTCCCAGGTGCTGGACTCACCTGGCAGGAATCCACCTTCCCATCCAGGTAGCCAGCACACACCATCCTGTCGGTGAGTGAGTGGCCGTAGAGGCTAGTGCACAGGGCCTGGTCCAACAGCTCCACAGTGGCCTTCTGCAGCATTTCTGGCTTGACCACTGCTCGGGACAGGGAGAGATGAGGGGGGAGCACCCCGTACCCCCGAGCCAGGagcctgagcttcagtttctcccACCCCACTCAGTGGACCTGCTGCAGCCCCAGTTCAGAAAGGAGCCAGCCCCACCAGTGCCCACTGACTACCCTCCCAACCTGGGACATCTCAAGACATCTCAAGACtaggctcctccctcccctccccaaacctACCCACCTGAGCCCCCACTTCCCTGCTGGAAACTTTTCTTAGCCTGGCAGTAGCCCCATCTTGACTACACATTAAACCAGATTAGATAGCCTCCCCTCAAACCCTCCAGGGCATTTCCCTACCCCCAGCTGAACCTGAATGCCCAAGCCTGGACCACCTATCCTGGCTACCCCAGGTCCTTTGCACATGCCATTCCAGCTGCCTACAAGGTTTGTCCCTGTGAAATCTGTCTGCCTTTTTCCTTTCATCTCCTATTTTAAATTGCAGCCCCCTGCCCTGCATCCCTGCCTGATTTTTCTCCACTTGGTATGTCACCATCTGTCACTTTTCTTGTTTACTATCTACTGCCCCTGAAATTGTGCTGTCCAACACAATAGCCACTGGCCATGTAAGGCTATTTAAATGCAGACTGAAGCTCATCACGATGAAATGAAACGTAGAATTCAGTATCTCAGTCACGCCAGCCCGGGTCACGGCGCTGCTGACTCCCCTAGTGGATGGCACAGACATGGCAGGTGTCTGCCACCGACAGAAGTTCTATCAGGCAGTGCCAGCCTGGACTGGGGGCTCTGTGTGGGCAGGGGTCTCTCTCTGAACGGCCTGCTGCCCAACCCCTGGAATAGGGATGCCTGGTCTTATATTAGGCACCACCATCTCAGGCCCTTTCCTAAAGATGTCCCCGACCCCAACTCCTTTTCCTTGTTTCCTTCCTAGCACCTCTCACCATCAATCACAGTTGATCTGACATAGTTACCCCTACACTGATAGTGAACCTGCCCTACCCTCCCAGGGCCAGGCTCCCCTGAGACCCTGGTCACAGCCAATCCATACGTAACCTCACAACAGTTCCTGTGTTTCTGTTTAGAGACACCTCACTTATCCTGTGTTGATTCACTAACAGGGAGCTCACAGTCCATAGCGCTATAACCCTCACCTGAACAAAGCTCATCGAATACAGGGATTTCTTCCCTATGAGACACATTCCAGCCCTCCCGCGTTTAGGACCCTAGTCAGCACGTCAGCTCCATGCTTGGGGCCTATTTAGATTTTGTCAAACTTGCCacagaaagcacacacacacacaaaaaaaccgtGGTGGTGAATAGACCAGAAAAAGGACACCAGTTTCTAGTCTGAGCACAGCCAAGAAGGCAGGGCGTCCCCAAGCTCCCCCACCTCACTGGGAACAGATTCCACACATTGTGGATGACCACAGTCCCCTACGAGGGGGACAAATGCATTTTCCCAAGTGGGCAAATTTGCAAATACAGAACCCGTGGCTAACCAGACCAGACCGTGTGAGGTTTGCTTGGTCGTGCTGTGCTGGCAGCCTAGCTGCGGGAGTGGGTGCTTACGGAAGTCCTCCTTGAGGTAGCCCCAGCCTGAGATGAGGCACTTCTTCCTCGGTGGGAAGACGTGCGAGGCGGCCGGCAGGCACACGGGCTGCACGTGCCGGCTGAAGGGCAGGGGTGCGCCCAGCTCCAGCACCGCCACGTCGAAGTCAGCTGTGTCCGAGTTGTAGGATGGGTGTGTGATGATCCGGGCCACGCGGGCCCGCACCGTGCTGGCCTCTGAGCCGCTGAGGTAGGTGGTCCCCACGTAAGCCACCCACTCCGGGGAGTCCTGGAATCTGCGGGGCAGACAGACCCCGGCTCAGAGGCCCACCGAGGCTGGagccggggcgggggtgggaagggtggggagggggcgcgggGTACGTACCAGGAGGCAGGTGCCCCCAGACTCACCATGGAAACTGATGGGAGTGTTTTCCATGCAACATTGGCAAAAATCAGAACGAATGCACAAAAGTTAAAACACGGTGCATGAATTATCAGCATTTTAAACAAAGACAGGATCCACAGGGCCGGGATTAGGGTGAGGAGGG is a window of Muntiacus reevesi chromosome 1, mMunRee1.1, whole genome shotgun sequence DNA encoding:
- the TMPRSS9 gene encoding transmembrane protease serine 9 isoform X1 produces the protein MEPSAGDLQLVPGATKDILAADAMCCRAALSTVVATSIVLVTLGVLVASLSTQGVDVEHTAELRGIRFAPGLQQETSEYYRTLTPTLEMLFVSSFQETELESSCVGCTVLSYWEGNASVLVHFRLHFLLPALWTPSPGLEEQLLQQGLHARLQGLGIPLAPYGTIVSAQLTGSQKGLLTERDLKSGRCPGTAFSCGNSQCVTKLNPECDDTADCSDGSDEAHCDCGLQPGWKTAGRIVGGVEASPGEFPWQVSLRENNEHFCGAAIISARWLVSAAHCFNEFQDSPEWVAYVGTTYLSGSEASTVRARVARIITHPSYNSDTADFDVAVLELGAPLPFSRHVQPVCLPAASHVFPPRKKCLISGWGYLKEDFLVKPEMLQKATVELLDQALCTSLYGHSLTDRMVCAGYLDGKVDSCQGDSGGPLVCEEPSGRFFLAGIVSWGIGCAEARRPGVYARVTSLRDWILETITAASKPPAPTVALVSTTLSTAWPTSPKSLVTDTLTKPTLATSTVPLNLATTSKPQECGARPALEKPTRIVGGLGAALGEVPWQVSLKEGSRHFCGATVVGDRWLLSAAHCFNHTKLELVRAQLGTASLSGVGGNPVKVGLRRVVLHPQYNPSILDFDVAVLELAKPLVFNKYVQPVCLPLAIQKFPVGRKCVISGWGNTQEGNATKPDLLQRASVGIIDHKACSALYNFSLTDRMICAGFLEGKVDSCQGDSGGPLACEETPGVFYLAGIVSWGIGCAQVKKPGVYTRITQLKGWILATMSSHSLPMAPLPATRTPTSSHTTRTTTGLTVPGVMASTPTPRATSRVTSQPADRTTATVTSTPRGQTPLPPTPKTTVGAQLPDCGLAPAAALTRIVGGSAAGRGEWPWQVSLWLRRREHRCGAVLVAERWLLSAAHCFDVYGDPKQWAAFLGTPFLSGADGQLERVARIHKHPFYNLYTLDYDVALLELAGPVRRSRLVRPICLPEPAPRLPDGARCVITGWGSVREGGSMARQLQKAAVRLLSEQTCRRFYPVQISSRMLCAGFPQGGVDSCSGDAGGPLACREPSGRWVLTGVTSWGYGCGRPQFPGVYTRVAAVRGWIGQNIQE
- the TMPRSS9 gene encoding transmembrane protease serine 9 isoform X2; amino-acid sequence: MEPSAGDLQLVPGATKDILAADAMCCRAALSTVVATSIVLVTLGVLVASLSTQGVDVEHTAELRGIRFAPGLQQETSEYYRTLTPTLEMLLHFLLPALWTPSPGLEEQLLQQGLHARLQGLGIPLAPYGTIVSAQLTGSQKGLLTERDLKSGRCPGTAFSCGNSQCVTKLNPECDDTADCSDGSDEAHCDCGLQPGWKTAGRIVGGVEASPGEFPWQVSLRENNEHFCGAAIISARWLVSAAHCFNEFQDSPEWVAYVGTTYLSGSEASTVRARVARIITHPSYNSDTADFDVAVLELGAPLPFSRHVQPVCLPAASHVFPPRKKCLISGWGYLKEDFLVKPEMLQKATVELLDQALCTSLYGHSLTDRMVCAGYLDGKVDSCQGDSGGPLVCEEPSGRFFLAGIVSWGIGCAEARRPGVYARVTSLRDWILETITAASKPPAPTVALVSTTLSTAWPTSPKSLVTDTLTKPTLATSTVPLNLATTSKPQECGARPALEKPTRIVGGLGAALGEVPWQVSLKEGSRHFCGATVVGDRWLLSAAHCFNHTKLELVRAQLGTASLSGVGGNPVKVGLRRVVLHPQYNPSILDFDVAVLELAKPLVFNKYVQPVCLPLAIQKFPVGRKCVISGWGNTQEGNATKPDLLQRASVGIIDHKACSALYNFSLTDRMICAGFLEGKVDSCQGDSGGPLACEETPGVFYLAGIVSWGIGCAQVKKPGVYTRITQLKGWILATMSSHSLPMAPLPATRTPTSSHTTRTTTGLTVPGVMASTPTPRATSRVTSQPADRTTATVTSTPRGQTPLPPTPKTTVGAQLPDCGLAPAAALTRIVGGSAAGRGEWPWQVSLWLRRREHRCGAVLVAERWLLSAAHCFDVYGDPKQWAAFLGTPFLSGADGQLERVARIHKHPFYNLYTLDYDVALLELAGPVRRSRLVRPICLPEPAPRLPDGARCVITGWGSVREGGSMARQLQKAAVRLLSEQTCRRFYPVQISSRMLCAGFPQGGVDSCSGDAGGPLACREPSGRWVLTGVTSWGYGCGRPQFPGVYTRVAAVRGWIGQNIQE